In a genomic window of archaeon BMS3Bbin15:
- the trxA_5 gene encoding thioredoxin-1: MKNRILLGAGFIIFLGILILFSGCTNPLNNSVKNNHVESIQYFYLPTCPNCIATEPFISYLEKKYDVKINHINVGNSSNRKIAKHYNITGVPTLIIKSGGKYYRYVGRLDVPRAEYLIANLTNQPAPERPFNANYKLDTMQCLQCHQPTEQQKKLLPPYVLERLNTTLPPPSTYSCTSCCHK, encoded by the coding sequence ATGAAGAATAGAATATTATTAGGTGCTGGTTTCATTATTTTTTTAGGAATTCTTATTCTTTTCAGTGGCTGCACAAATCCTCTAAATAATTCAGTAAAGAATAATCATGTGGAATCAATACAGTATTTTTATTTACCTACATGCCCGAATTGCATAGCTACTGAACCTTTTATTTCTTATCTTGAAAAAAAATATGATGTAAAAATCAATCATATTAATGTTGGTAATAGTTCTAATCGGAAGATTGCAAAGCATTATAATATTACTGGAGTGCCAACACTTATAATAAAGTCCGGTGGGAAGTATTACAGGTATGTGGGTAGACTGGATGTACCAAGAGCTGAATATTTGATAGCCAATCTTACTAACCAGCCTGCTCCAGAACGTCCTTTCAATGCCAACTATAAATTAGACACCATGCAGTGCCTGCAGTGCCATCAACCGACAGAACAGCAGAAAAAGTTATTACCACCTTATGTGCTGGAAAGGCTTAACACTACTCTGCCACCACCAAGCACTTACTCGTGCACAAGCTGCTGTCATAAATAA
- the selB_1 gene encoding selenocysteine-specific elongation factor yields MVGHVDHGKTTLTYALSGKWTDEHSEELKRGISIRLGYANINFRKCEECSYYTTEKKCPKCGGKTKLLREVSFVDSPGHETLMATMLSGAAIMDGAILVIAANEPCPQPQTKEHHMALDVTGIKNIVIVQNKIDIVTKERALENYNEIKEFVKGTVAENAVIIPIAAQHKANLDVLIKAVEEFIPTPGRDKKKPARMYIARSFDVNKPGAKPEEIVGGVVGGSIVQGIITVGDGIEIRPGVKVTEEGKVKWESLETETVSLFVGSKKVKKVHPGGLIGIGTKLDPSLTKADGLSGQVLGKPGTLPPTLDSFTMEVHLLERVVGTKEEIEVEKIKTNEPLMLSIGTATTVGLVLSAREDEATVKLKLPVCAEKGDRVAISRRVGGRWRLIGYGLISEYH; encoded by the coding sequence TTGGTTGGTCATGTTGACCACGGCAAGACCACGCTCACCTATGCCCTTTCAGGGAAGTGGACAGACGAACACAGCGAGGAGTTGAAGCGTGGTATCTCAATAAGACTGGGATATGCGAATATTAACTTCAGAAAGTGTGAGGAGTGCAGCTACTATACAACCGAAAAGAAGTGTCCGAAGTGTGGGGGTAAGACAAAACTTCTCCGTGAGGTGAGCTTTGTTGATTCTCCAGGTCACGAAACTCTTATGGCAACAATGCTGAGTGGCGCTGCTATAATGGATGGAGCAATTCTTGTTATTGCTGCAAATGAACCATGCCCCCAGCCCCAGACAAAGGAGCACCACATGGCCCTTGATGTAACTGGTATAAAAAATATTGTCATTGTACAGAACAAGATTGATATTGTAACAAAGGAGAGGGCACTTGAGAATTATAATGAAATCAAGGAGTTTGTAAAGGGGACTGTTGCTGAGAATGCTGTTATCATACCTATTGCCGCACAACATAAGGCAAATCTTGATGTTTTAATTAAGGCTGTTGAGGAATTTATTCCAACTCCAGGTAGAGACAAAAAAAAGCCAGCAAGAATGTACATTGCAAGGAGTTTCGATGTAAATAAGCCGGGAGCAAAGCCTGAGGAAATTGTTGGCGGTGTTGTTGGAGGTTCTATTGTCCAAGGTATAATCACTGTTGGAGATGGGATTGAAATAAGACCAGGGGTTAAGGTTACAGAAGAAGGTAAAGTAAAATGGGAGTCTCTTGAGACAGAAACTGTGTCTCTATTTGTCGGCTCAAAGAAGGTTAAGAAAGTTCATCCAGGCGGGCTCATAGGAATAGGTACAAAACTTGACCCAAGTCTGACAAAAGCAGATGGACTCTCTGGCCAAGTCCTAGGAAAGCCGGGCACTCTGCCACCCACTCTCGATAGCTTCACTATGGAGGTACATCTTCTTGAACGTGTGGTTGGAACAAAGGAAGAGATTGAGGTGGAGAAAATTAAGACAAACGAACCTCTTATGCTGAGTATTGGCACAGCCACAACAGTTGGCCTTGTTCTGAGTGCAAGAGAAGACGAGGCGACTGTCAAGCTCAAACTACCTGTGTGTGCTGAGAAGGGAGACAGGGTTGCAATTTCGAGGCGTGTGGGCGGACGCTGGAGATTGATAGGATACGGATTGATTTCTGAATATCATTAG